From a single Pseudomonas sp. A34-9 genomic region:
- the parC gene encoding DNA topoisomerase IV subunit A codes for MSNPLDLSLDGVERRSLADFTESAYLNYSMYVIMDRALPHIGDGLKPVQRRIIYAMSELGLDADSKHKKSARTVGDVLGKFHPHGDSACYEAMVLMAQPFSYRYTLVDGQGNWGAPDDPKSFAAMRYTEARLSRYSEVLLSELGQGTADWGPNFDGTLQEPLVLPARLPNILLNGTTGIAVGMATDVPPHNLREVATACVRLLDEPKATVEQLCEHIQGPDYPTEAEIITPRADLLKMYETGKGSVRMRAVYHVEDGDIIVTALPHQVSGAKVLEQIAALMQAKPSKAPQIADLRDESDHENPCRIVIIPVNSRVDHDALMQHLFASTELESTYRVNVNIIGLDGKPQLKNLRALLVEWLEFRVQTVRRRLQFRLDKVERRLHLLDGLLIAYLNLDEVIHIIRTEEHPKAKLIERFALSEIQADYILDTRLRQLARLEEMKLRDEQDELLKEQAKLQALLGSEAKLKKLVRTELIKDAETYGDDRRSPIVERTEAKALTEHDLLPNEKVTVVLSEKGWIRSAKGHEIDATGLSYKAGDGFKTSAAGRSNQSAVVIDSTGRSYSVAAHTLPSARGQGEPLTGRLTPPPGATFECVLMPEDDALYVIASDAGYGFVVKGEDLQAKNKAGKALLSLPNNAKVIAPRPVADREQNWLASVTTEGRLLIFKISDLPQLGKGKGNKIIGISGERVASREEYVTDIAVLPEGATLVLQAGKRTLSLKADDLEHYKGERGRRGNKLPRGFQRVDALLVENLN; via the coding sequence ATGAGCAACCCCCTTGATCTCAGCCTGGACGGTGTAGAACGCCGCTCGCTGGCCGACTTCACCGAAAGTGCCTACCTCAACTACTCTATGTACGTGATCATGGACCGTGCCTTGCCGCATATCGGCGACGGTCTGAAACCGGTACAGCGTCGCATCATTTATGCGATGAGCGAGTTGGGCCTGGACGCCGATTCCAAGCACAAGAAGTCGGCGCGTACCGTCGGCGACGTGCTCGGTAAATTCCACCCGCACGGCGACTCGGCGTGCTACGAAGCGATGGTGCTGATGGCCCAGCCGTTCAGCTATCGCTACACGCTGGTCGACGGCCAGGGTAACTGGGGTGCGCCGGACGATCCGAAGTCCTTCGCCGCCATGCGTTACACCGAAGCGCGCCTGTCGCGTTATTCCGAAGTGCTGCTCAGCGAACTCGGCCAGGGCACTGCCGACTGGGGCCCGAACTTCGACGGCACCCTGCAGGAGCCGCTGGTGCTGCCGGCGCGCCTGCCGAACATTCTGCTCAACGGCACCACCGGCATCGCCGTGGGCATGGCCACTGACGTGCCGCCGCACAACCTGCGCGAAGTCGCGACTGCGTGCGTGCGTCTGCTCGATGAGCCGAAAGCCACGGTCGAACAGCTCTGCGAACACATTCAGGGCCCGGACTATCCGACCGAAGCGGAAATCATCACGCCGCGCGCCGACCTGCTGAAAATGTACGAAACCGGCAAGGGCTCGGTGCGCATGCGCGCCGTGTATCACGTCGAGGACGGCGACATCATCGTCACCGCGCTGCCGCACCAGGTCTCCGGCGCCAAAGTGTTGGAGCAGATCGCCGCGCTGATGCAGGCGAAACCGTCGAAAGCCCCGCAGATCGCTGACCTGCGCGACGAATCCGACCACGAAAACCCATGCCGCATCGTGATCATTCCGGTCAACAGCCGCGTCGATCACGACGCACTGATGCAGCACCTGTTCGCCAGCACCGAGCTGGAGTCGACCTACCGGGTCAACGTCAACATCATCGGTCTGGACGGCAAGCCGCAGCTGAAAAACCTGCGCGCGTTGCTGGTCGAGTGGCTGGAATTCCGCGTGCAGACCGTGCGTCGCCGCCTGCAATTCCGCCTCGACAAGGTCGAGCGTCGTCTGCACCTGTTGGACGGTTTGTTGATCGCTTACCTCAACCTCGATGAAGTGATTCACATCATCCGCACCGAGGAGCATCCGAAGGCCAAGCTGATCGAGCGCTTCGCCCTGAGCGAGATTCAGGCCGACTACATCCTCGACACCCGTCTGCGGCAGTTGGCGCGACTGGAAGAGATGAAACTGCGCGACGAGCAGGACGAGCTGCTCAAGGAACAAGCCAAGCTGCAAGCGCTGCTGGGCAGCGAAGCCAAGCTGAAGAAGCTGGTGCGTACCGAGCTGATCAAGGACGCCGAAACCTATGGCGATGACCGCCGTTCGCCAATCGTCGAGCGTACCGAAGCGAAAGCGTTGACCGAGCACGATCTGCTGCCGAACGAAAAAGTCACCGTGGTGTTGTCGGAAAAAGGCTGGATCCGTTCGGCCAAAGGTCACGAGATCGACGCCACCGGCCTGTCGTACAAGGCGGGCGATGGCTTCAAGACCTCGGCGGCGGGGCGTTCCAACCAGTCTGCCGTGGTGATTGACTCCACCGGCCGCAGCTATTCGGTTGCCGCCCATACGCTGCCGTCGGCGCGTGGCCAGGGTGAACCGTTGACGGGTCGTCTGACACCGCCACCGGGCGCGACCTTCGAATGCGTGTTGATGCCGGAAGATGACGCGTTGTACGTGATCGCTTCCGACGCCGGTTACGGTTTTGTGGTTAAAGGCGAAGACCTGCAAGCCAAGAACAAGGCCGGTAAAGCCCTGTTGAGTCTGCCGAACAACGCCAAAGTGATCGCGCCACGTCCGGTGGCCGATCGTGAACAGAACTGGCTGGCCTCGGTCACGACCGAAGGTCGCCTGCTGATCTTCAAAATCAGCGATCTGCCACAATTAGGGAAGGGCAAAGGCAACAAGATCATCGGTATTTCCGGTGAACGTGTGGCCAGTCGCGAAGAATATGTCACGGACATCGCCGTGCTTCCGGAAGGCGCCACGTTGGTGCTGCAGGCCGGAAAACGGACCCTGTCGCTGAAAGCCGACGACCTCGAACACTACAAAGGTGAGCGTGGCCGTCGCGGGAATAAACTCCCGAGGGGCTTCCAGCGGGTGGATGCGCTGCTCGTCGAAAACCTCAATTAA
- a CDS encoding lectin OAA, whose product MSKYAVANQWGGSSAPWHPGGTWVLGGRDNQNVVAIDIKSRDDGKTFTGTMTYAGEGPIGFKAQRTGQNQYNVENQWGGNDAPWHPGGKWVIGGRDNQNVVALSVTSSDGGKNLSGTNTYVNEGPIGFRGQIE is encoded by the coding sequence ATGTCTAAATATGCAGTGGCAAATCAATGGGGTGGCAGTTCGGCGCCGTGGCATCCGGGTGGAACCTGGGTACTGGGCGGGCGGGACAACCAGAATGTCGTCGCAATCGATATCAAGTCGCGCGATGACGGCAAAACCTTCACCGGCACCATGACCTACGCCGGGGAAGGTCCCATTGGCTTCAAAGCGCAACGCACTGGTCAGAACCAGTACAACGTCGAAAATCAGTGGGGTGGCAACGATGCCCCATGGCATCCGGGCGGCAAGTGGGTGATTGGCGGCCGGGACAATCAGAACGTTGTTGCGTTAAGCGTCACGTCCAGTGACGGAGGGAAAAACCTCAGTGGCACCAATACCTATGTCAACGAAGGCCCGATCGGCTTCCGTGGGCAGATAGAGTAA
- a CDS encoding AhpA/YtjB family protein codes for MNRPTPVKTDNFFLLIFRALRHRRVPIALRIASHNVILVALALVIYAGVMGLQFKQAMHQQADALGESLTTQTATSATELLVSNDILSLNVLLNNLTKNKLVAHAAIYSVDNRILAESGQRPKHSLLGEAEGMYESKITFQDVTAGQLRISLDMDQFQQPMTISLQSMGILSGILLALSLALSLRMGRYLSTPLLQLRVWLRRIDEHTPGIDRQDEIGDLARQLHANYAPEPAPEPEPEFEDEEDEPEFEVRNLRDPSFDETRPMAAQKPAPRHLVSTVEDDDDDDAFADLRDESLNDAPQPVVRQPSPSVPQHTAVLAVQLGSQEQLRRLPRARLEELQERYRDCLDQAASLYQGEIETLNDGSTLMLFHTEDSGDDYLTNAICCGELLRALGHQLQIEVADSGITLQLQLGLTLGDELFGLSQIDLLLTDSAQDALALSQHSRNLLLVERKISDDALIRQRARIRPIASPEGACCVERLMEPYPSMLERQLARMHERRA; via the coding sequence GTGAACCGGCCCACGCCAGTTAAAACCGATAACTTCTTCCTGCTGATCTTCCGTGCACTGCGCCACCGCCGTGTACCGATTGCATTGCGCATTGCCAGCCATAACGTGATCCTGGTCGCTCTGGCCCTGGTGATCTATGCCGGCGTGATGGGTTTGCAATTCAAGCAGGCCATGCACCAGCAGGCCGATGCGCTGGGCGAAAGCCTGACCACGCAGACCGCGACCTCTGCCACGGAGCTGTTGGTGTCCAACGACATCCTCAGCCTCAATGTGCTGCTCAACAACCTGACCAAGAACAAACTGGTGGCCCACGCGGCGATCTATAGCGTGGATAACCGTATCCTCGCCGAGTCCGGTCAGCGCCCCAAGCACAGCCTGCTGGGCGAAGCAGAAGGCATGTACGAGAGCAAGATCACCTTCCAGGACGTGACCGCCGGGCAACTGCGCATCAGCCTGGACATGGATCAGTTCCAGCAGCCAATGACCATCAGCCTCCAAAGCATGGGCATTCTCAGCGGTATCCTGTTGGCGCTGTCGCTGGCCCTGAGCCTGCGCATGGGGCGCTATCTGTCGACGCCGCTGCTGCAATTGCGCGTCTGGTTGCGTCGTATCGACGAACACACGCCGGGCATCGATCGTCAGGATGAAATCGGCGATCTGGCGCGGCAGCTGCACGCCAACTACGCGCCGGAGCCTGCACCTGAACCGGAGCCGGAATTCGAGGACGAAGAAGACGAGCCGGAATTCGAGGTGCGCAACTTGCGTGATCCGAGTTTCGACGAAACCCGTCCGATGGCCGCGCAGAAGCCTGCGCCGCGGCATCTGGTCAGCACCGTCGAAGATGATGATGACGATGACGCCTTCGCCGACCTGCGCGACGAGTCGCTCAATGACGCCCCCCAACCCGTCGTACGCCAACCGTCTCCAAGCGTGCCGCAGCACACCGCCGTGCTGGCCGTGCAACTGGGCTCGCAGGAACAACTGCGCCGCTTGCCACGGGCACGCCTGGAAGAGTTGCAGGAGCGCTATCGTGACTGCCTCGACCAGGCCGCTTCGCTGTATCAGGGCGAAATCGAAACCCTGAACGACGGCAGCACACTGATGCTGTTCCACACCGAAGACAGCGGCGACGATTACCTGACCAACGCGATCTGCTGCGGCGAACTGCTGCGGGCGCTCGGTCATCAGTTGCAGATCGAAGTCGCGGACAGCGGCATCACCCTGCAATTGCAGTTGGGCCTGACCTTGGGTGACGAGCTGTTTGGCCTGAGCCAGATTGATCTGCTGCTGACCGATTCGGCGCAGGATGCGTTGGCCTTGTCGCAACACAGCCGCAACCTGCTGCTGGTCGAGCGCAAGATCAGTGACGATGCGCTGATTCGCCAGCGTGCACGGATCCGCCCGATTGCCAGCCCTGAGGGGGCTTGCTGCGTGGAGCGGTTGATGGAGCCTTATCCGTCGATGCTGGAACGGCAACTGGCGCGGATGCATGAGCGCCGGGCGTAA
- the rhdA gene encoding thiosulfate sulfurtransferase gives MSDFSGLPLVIEPSDLLPRLEASNLILVDLTSPARYAEGHLPGARFVDPKRTQLGQPPAPGLLPAKADLEALFGELGHRKDAVYVVYDDEGGGWAGRFIWLLDVIGHDKYHYIDGGLPAWLADGMPMSIQVPAAVGGPLPLTLHDEPTATREYLQSRLGAADLAIWDARGPLEYSGEKVLAAKAGHIPGAVNFEWTAGMDKTRQLRIRTDMPQILDDLGITTDKEIITHCQTHHRSGFTYLVAKSLGYPRVKGYAGSWGEWGNHPDTPVEI, from the coding sequence ATGTCTGACTTCTCTGGCTTGCCGCTCGTCATCGAACCGAGCGACTTGCTTCCTCGGCTGGAGGCCAGCAACCTGATTCTGGTGGACCTGACCAGTCCTGCGCGCTACGCCGAAGGTCATCTTCCCGGCGCACGCTTCGTTGATCCAAAACGCACCCAGCTCGGCCAGCCGCCGGCGCCGGGCCTGCTGCCGGCCAAAGCCGATCTGGAGGCGTTGTTCGGTGAACTGGGCCATCGCAAAGACGCGGTCTATGTGGTCTATGACGACGAAGGCGGCGGCTGGGCCGGGCGCTTCATCTGGCTGCTCGACGTCATCGGTCACGACAAGTACCACTATATAGACGGTGGTCTGCCGGCATGGCTGGCAGATGGCATGCCGATGTCGATCCAGGTGCCAGCAGCCGTCGGTGGCCCGCTGCCGTTGACCTTGCACGACGAGCCGACTGCCACGCGCGAATATCTGCAAAGCCGTCTCGGTGCTGCCGATCTGGCGATCTGGGATGCGCGCGGGCCGCTGGAGTATTCCGGCGAGAAAGTATTGGCCGCCAAGGCCGGGCACATCCCCGGCGCGGTCAACTTCGAGTGGACCGCCGGCATGGACAAGACGCGTCAGCTGCGCATTCGCACGGACATGCCGCAGATCCTCGACGATCTCGGGATCACCACGGACAAAGAAATCATTACCCACTGCCAGACCCATCACCGGTCGGGCTTCACTTATCTGGTGGCCAAGTCCCTCGGTTATCCGCGGGTCAAGGGCTACGCCGGTTCCTGGGGCGAATGGGGTAACCACCCTGATACGCCCGTCGAGATTTAA
- the asd gene encoding archaetidylserine decarboxylase (Phosphatidylserine decarboxylase is synthesized as a single chain precursor. Generation of the pyruvoyl active site from a Ser is coupled to cleavage of a Gly-Ser bond between the larger (beta) and smaller (alpha chains). It is an integral membrane protein.) has product MKERLFILSQYLLPHHLLSRLAGCVAECRVRWFKNAFTQWFAKRYQVDMSQALVEDLTAYEHFNAFFTRALKDGARPLDQTPGAILSPADGAVSQLGPIEHGRVFQAKGHSFSVLELLGGDAANAAPFMGGDFATIYLSPKDYHRVHMPLAGTLREMVYIPGRIFSVNQTTAENVPELFARNERVACIFDTERGPMAVVLVGAMIVASIETVWAGLVTPPKRELKTFRYDEAARAPIHLEKGAELGRFKLGSTAIVLFGPDQVKWAQELAAGSPVQMGQGLALPNA; this is encoded by the coding sequence ATGAAAGAGCGTCTGTTTATCCTCAGCCAGTACCTGCTGCCTCATCACCTGCTGTCGCGCCTGGCCGGCTGCGTTGCCGAGTGCCGCGTGCGCTGGTTCAAAAATGCCTTCACCCAGTGGTTCGCCAAGCGTTATCAGGTGGACATGTCGCAAGCACTGGTCGAAGACCTGACCGCTTACGAGCACTTCAACGCTTTCTTTACCCGCGCCCTGAAAGACGGCGCGCGTCCACTGGACCAGACTCCGGGCGCGATCCTCAGCCCGGCCGACGGTGCGGTCAGCCAACTCGGCCCGATCGAGCACGGTCGCGTATTCCAGGCCAAGGGCCACAGCTTCAGCGTGCTGGAACTGCTCGGCGGTGACGCGGCCAATGCGGCGCCGTTCATGGGCGGCGACTTCGCCACCATCTACCTGTCGCCGAAGGATTACCACCGCGTGCACATGCCGCTCGCCGGCACCCTGCGCGAGATGGTCTACATCCCGGGCCGCATCTTCTCGGTCAACCAGACTACGGCCGAAAACGTTCCGGAGCTGTTCGCCCGCAACGAGCGTGTGGCGTGCATCTTCGACACCGAGCGCGGGCCGATGGCCGTTGTACTGGTGGGCGCGATGATCGTCGCTTCGATCGAAACCGTCTGGGCCGGTCTGGTCACCCCGCCGAAGCGCGAACTGAAAACCTTCCGCTACGACGAAGCCGCCCGTGCGCCGATCCATCTGGAAAAAGGCGCCGAACTGGGTCGCTTCAAGCTGGGTTCGACCGCGATCGTGCTGTTCGGGCCGGATCAGGTGAAATGGGCGCAAGAGCTGGCGGCAGGTTCGCCAGTGCAGATGGGCCAAGGCCTGGCGCTGCCAAACGCCTGA
- the serB gene encoding phosphoserine phosphatase SerB: MREIVLINITGVDRPGLTAAITGVLAQGGVNILDIGQAVIHDTLSFGILVEIPDSEQGKSVLKDILFKGYELDQQVRFTPVSEEDYQQWVGNQGKKRHIVTLLTRKVTAGQLQAVSSITAKYGLNIDHIDRLSGRMPLDTPADKGKGCIEFSVRGEAADPQALRAEFLSVAQELNVDIAFQEDSLFRRNRRLAVFDMDSTLIEAEVIDELAKAAGVGEQVSEITERAMAGELDFRASFKERLALLKGLDVSVLDSIGASLRLTEGAETLFAELKRLGYKTAILSGGFTYFAKQLQAKLGIDYVFANELEVVDGKCTGVAIEPIVDAQRKADLLKELAHKEGLRLEQTIAVGDGANDLPMLAIAGLGVAFRAKPLVKQSAKQAISTLGLDGVLYLLGFRDRDGQL, from the coding sequence TTGCGCGAAATCGTCCTGATTAACATCACGGGAGTCGACCGTCCGGGTCTGACGGCAGCCATTACCGGTGTTCTGGCACAAGGTGGTGTGAACATTCTCGACATCGGTCAGGCGGTGATCCACGACACCCTGTCGTTCGGCATCCTGGTTGAAATTCCCGATTCCGAGCAGGGTAAATCCGTGCTCAAGGACATCCTGTTCAAGGGCTACGAGCTCGACCAGCAGGTGCGCTTCACCCCGGTGTCCGAAGAGGATTACCAGCAATGGGTGGGCAATCAGGGCAAGAAACGCCACATCGTCACCCTGTTGACCCGCAAAGTGACCGCCGGACAATTGCAGGCCGTCAGTTCGATCACCGCCAAATATGGCTTGAACATCGATCACATCGACCGTCTGTCGGGTCGCATGCCGCTGGACACGCCGGCCGACAAAGGCAAGGGCTGCATCGAGTTCTCCGTGCGTGGCGAAGCGGCCGATCCGCAGGCGTTGCGCGCTGAATTCCTCAGTGTCGCGCAGGAACTGAATGTCGACATCGCCTTTCAGGAAGATTCGCTGTTCCGTCGCAACCGTCGCCTGGCGGTATTCGACATGGACTCGACGCTGATTGAAGCTGAAGTCATCGACGAACTGGCCAAGGCTGCCGGCGTCGGCGAGCAGGTGTCCGAAATCACCGAGCGCGCCATGGCCGGCGAACTGGACTTCCGCGCCAGCTTCAAAGAACGCCTGGCCTTGCTCAAAGGCCTCGACGTCAGCGTACTCGACTCGATCGGCGCTTCGCTGCGCCTGACCGAGGGCGCCGAAACGCTGTTCGCCGAACTCAAGCGTCTGGGTTACAAGACCGCGATTCTGTCCGGCGGCTTCACCTATTTCGCCAAACAACTGCAGGCCAAGCTCGGCATCGACTACGTGTTCGCCAACGAGCTGGAAGTGGTCGACGGCAAGTGCACCGGCGTGGCGATCGAGCCGATTGTCGATGCCCAGCGCAAGGCTGATCTGCTCAAAGAGCTGGCGCACAAGGAAGGTTTGCGTCTGGAGCAGACCATCGCGGTCGGCGACGGCGCGAATGACCTGCCGATGCTGGCGATTGCCGGTTTGGGCGTGGCGTTCCGTGCCAAGCCGCTGGTCAAGCAGTCGGCGAAGCAGGCGATCTCGACTCTGGGGCTGGATGGCGTGCTGTATCTGCTGGGTTTCCGTGATCGCGACGGGCAGTTGTAA
- a CDS encoding molecular chaperone — MSESRPLPSLSAPTPTQTRLSFCEATPRDLKRWIAGLPKANIGETARLLYQAMAELNQLLTPSDNRLSLLELLRPEVYFVCQHLERHFLHQAIMLDARSRKISNLCQALQSHLAIGYKQIVLRIAPKYSKDRAALVSMALQRAAHALKGQLLRATQLYSSPPEHLWFELHQLYRRAAELQLQHRRVHDDLASLTTELSLEQTYIAALLLGSARCNQLRQNQIARLAEALEPWSALLKLHPASPDAGLLAISAELDAGPRYRSMFRSEQQRGLLSFDPQPLVNAIEAHLLHQNTSTPLPVPTGLSFDTLQHLHASWGHAAERSFQRTVGQGNLTVCVGMSALHFYLGGERSFSELLKHPGARSANFSSAVAQGEKDSWSQAFDAAPQSKADEFLPYEEIQYDHLLEDENGTDSTPHYPTHALPVINHSPGGYCLAWPSEVPAELQAGEMLGVQDSVSLGWSIAVIRWIRQVRGGGTQMGIELLAPHAQPCGLQLVRSRDDHSQYLRGLLLPEISAIDLPATLLAPRLPFQEGNKVMINTLGEEHRAGLDRRVASTHSFNQFAYRSLEAAKNGGSEEDFDSLWKSL; from the coding sequence ATGAGTGAGTCTCGCCCCCTACCCTCCCTGAGCGCCCCGACCCCGACGCAAACACGCCTGTCTTTTTGCGAAGCCACCCCGCGTGACCTCAAGCGTTGGATTGCCGGCCTGCCAAAAGCCAACATCGGCGAAACCGCCCGCCTGCTTTATCAAGCCATGGCCGAACTCAACCAACTGCTCACGCCCAGCGACAACCGCCTCAGCCTGCTGGAATTGTTGCGACCCGAGGTGTATTTCGTCTGCCAGCATCTGGAGCGACACTTCCTGCATCAAGCGATCATGCTCGACGCGCGTTCGCGCAAGATCAGCAATCTCTGTCAGGCACTGCAAAGCCATCTGGCCATCGGCTACAAACAGATCGTGCTTCGGATCGCGCCGAAGTACAGCAAGGATCGCGCAGCATTGGTCAGCATGGCCCTGCAACGGGCAGCCCATGCACTCAAGGGACAGCTGCTGCGCGCCACGCAGTTGTATAGCTCGCCGCCGGAGCATCTGTGGTTCGAACTGCATCAGCTGTATCGCCGCGCCGCGGAACTACAACTGCAACACCGCCGCGTGCACGACGATCTGGCCAGCCTGACGACAGAGCTGAGCCTGGAACAGACTTACATCGCCGCACTTTTGCTCGGCAGCGCCCGTTGCAATCAGTTGCGGCAGAACCAGATCGCCCGTCTGGCTGAAGCGCTGGAGCCGTGGAGTGCGTTGCTCAAGCTGCATCCCGCAAGCCCGGACGCTGGCCTGTTGGCGATCAGCGCGGAACTGGATGCCGGTCCACGCTACCGCAGCATGTTTCGCAGCGAGCAACAGCGCGGATTGCTCAGCTTCGATCCACAGCCGCTGGTGAACGCCATCGAAGCGCATCTGCTGCATCAGAACACGTCGACGCCGCTGCCTGTACCGACCGGACTGAGCTTCGATACCCTGCAACACCTGCACGCAAGCTGGGGGCACGCCGCCGAGCGCAGCTTTCAGCGCACCGTCGGCCAAGGCAATCTGACTGTGTGCGTCGGCATGAGCGCTCTGCACTTCTACCTCGGTGGCGAGCGCAGTTTCAGCGAACTGCTCAAGCATCCCGGCGCGCGCTCGGCGAATTTCAGCAGCGCCGTCGCCCAAGGTGAAAAGGACAGTTGGAGCCAGGCCTTCGACGCAGCACCGCAGAGCAAGGCTGATGAGTTTTTACCCTACGAGGAAATTCAGTACGACCATTTGCTCGAGGATGAAAACGGCACCGACAGCACACCGCATTACCCGACTCATGCCTTGCCGGTGATCAATCACAGCCCCGGCGGTTACTGTCTGGCGTGGCCAAGTGAAGTGCCCGCCGAATTACAGGCCGGGGAGATGCTCGGGGTTCAGGACAGTGTCAGTCTGGGCTGGAGCATTGCGGTGATCCGCTGGATTCGCCAGGTGCGCGGCGGCGGCACGCAGATGGGCATTGAACTGCTGGCACCGCACGCGCAGCCCTGCGGCTTGCAACTGGTGCGTTCGCGGGATGATCACAGTCAGTATTTGCGCGGATTATTGTTACCGGAGATCAGCGCGATCGATCTACCGGCAACCTTGCTGGCGCCGCGATTGCCGTTTCAGGAAGGCAACAAGGTGATGATCAACACCCTGGGCGAAGAGCACCGTGCCGGACTGGATCGCCGGGTCGCAAGTACGCACAGTTTCAATCAGTTCGCTTATCGCTCGCTGGAGGCCGCGAAAAATGGCGGGAGCGAGGAGGATTTTGATTCGTTGTGGAAATCGCTCTAA
- a CDS encoding ABC-type transport auxiliary lipoprotein family protein, translated as MTALRPLIFLLAGVLGLAGCSVHQPVSLYQLDSGSPVQPAQSAGMAVLLGPVVVADYLQRETLLQRQPDGSLQAATDGRWAGSLSSDIDQLLMRQVAGHLDSQRVVLAPATGGFTPDVQVLLTITRLDSGEKQPAILDAQWRLIDRRGQVRDNRIVHLQELHAGSTASQVQAQGILLQRLAEQLSVALKPLANQPPVAEAPRKAAPKPAAPAAEAEKQPKIPMASPIRTDMEVFRF; from the coding sequence ATGACTGCTCTGCGCCCCCTTATTTTCCTGCTCGCCGGCGTTTTGGGCCTGGCGGGTTGCAGCGTTCACCAGCCGGTGTCGCTGTATCAACTGGACAGCGGAAGTCCGGTTCAGCCTGCGCAAAGCGCAGGCATGGCGGTTTTGTTAGGCCCGGTAGTGGTAGCCGATTACCTGCAACGCGAGACATTGCTGCAACGTCAACCGGACGGCAGTCTGCAAGCGGCGACCGACGGTCGTTGGGCGGGTAGCCTTTCGTCGGATATCGATCAGTTGTTGATGCGTCAGGTGGCGGGGCATCTGGACAGCCAGCGTGTGGTACTGGCGCCGGCAACCGGTGGGTTCACTCCGGATGTGCAGGTGTTGCTGACCATCACGCGTCTGGACTCGGGTGAAAAACAACCGGCGATTCTTGATGCGCAGTGGCGTCTGATCGACCGTCGTGGTCAGGTACGCGACAACCGCATCGTTCATCTGCAAGAGCTGCATGCCGGTAGTACGGCTTCGCAGGTGCAGGCGCAAGGGATTCTGTTGCAGCGTCTGGCCGAGCAACTGTCGGTGGCGCTCAAGCCGCTGGCCAATCAGCCACCTGTGGCCGAGGCACCGCGTAAGGCAGCACCGAAGCCGGCAGCGCCGGCGGCGGAAGCCGAGAAGCAGCCGAAGATTCCGATGGCATCACCGATTCGTACCGATATGGAAGTGTTCCGCTTCTAA